A region of Pyxidicoccus parkwaysis DNA encodes the following proteins:
- a CDS encoding HEAT repeat domain-containing protein: MARSLAALCVALSFLTLAGCKGDPSSPEYWGSNIQQSRRAEDRIRMIEALRTSGKLNESFLPMLHEQLAGEKKPEVRAALARALGDLKSKDSVEPLKAALDPAAGDMSSQLANKAMVTTLGSIGDPRAVPALVPLLRAKDNYTRIEAVQVLGTMKAKEAVEPLIALATDETVEPFLNKKAIEALGNIGDPRAAPALIRMLTKERKGKSFYVESSYALFQLGQPAADALLPALEGRDEDLLKWAKANGVNPASYPMKAATVLGDLRDKRAVGALVKQLSFTHSDAQIQALVRMQAADALARLRAAEAVKPLAAMLTETDPTVRDAYVRALTRLGGRDALPALEKAAGTGDFDTREIAVRGLAMLGDGRDLPLLQKLVAAEPARTAADCKKTSEEGCDNAAALGKKRADQLAKYTKLLEAGQACAGNVGCWAQRLDKSDPLMLERAALELGRSGVADHAGTLAARLSERNTESRLALILAVTWLTEDSKDAANKLRESALPALRKQLQDEQGMTQFATVNEDLRRLVARIDHT; encoded by the coding sequence ATGGCCCGCTCTCTCGCCGCGTTGTGTGTCGCGCTTTCGTTCCTCACCCTCGCAGGGTGCAAGGGGGACCCGTCGAGTCCGGAGTACTGGGGTTCGAACATTCAACAATCGCGGCGAGCGGAAGACCGCATCCGGATGATTGAGGCGCTGCGGACGTCGGGGAAGCTGAACGAGTCCTTCCTCCCCATGCTCCACGAGCAGCTGGCCGGCGAGAAGAAGCCCGAGGTGCGGGCGGCGCTGGCGCGGGCCCTGGGGGACTTGAAGTCGAAGGACTCGGTGGAGCCGCTGAAGGCGGCGCTGGACCCGGCCGCCGGGGACATGTCCTCGCAGCTCGCCAACAAGGCCATGGTGACGACGCTGGGCTCCATTGGAGACCCGCGCGCGGTGCCCGCGCTGGTGCCGCTGCTGCGCGCCAAGGACAACTACACGCGCATCGAGGCCGTGCAGGTGCTGGGCACGATGAAGGCGAAGGAGGCCGTGGAGCCGCTCATCGCCCTGGCCACCGACGAGACGGTGGAGCCGTTCCTCAACAAGAAGGCGATTGAGGCGCTGGGCAACATCGGCGACCCGCGCGCGGCGCCCGCGCTGATTCGGATGCTGACGAAGGAGCGCAAGGGCAAGTCCTTCTACGTGGAGAGCTCGTACGCGCTGTTCCAGCTCGGCCAGCCCGCGGCGGACGCGCTGCTGCCCGCGCTGGAGGGCCGCGACGAGGACTTGCTCAAGTGGGCCAAGGCCAACGGCGTCAACCCCGCGAGCTACCCGATGAAGGCGGCGACGGTGTTGGGTGACTTGCGCGACAAGCGCGCGGTGGGGGCGCTGGTGAAGCAGCTCTCCTTCACGCACTCGGACGCGCAAATCCAGGCGCTGGTTCGGATGCAGGCCGCGGACGCGCTGGCGCGCCTGCGCGCGGCGGAGGCGGTGAAGCCGCTGGCCGCCATGCTGACGGAGACGGACCCCACCGTGCGTGACGCCTACGTGCGCGCCCTCACGCGCCTGGGCGGGCGTGACGCGCTGCCGGCGCTGGAGAAGGCGGCGGGCACGGGCGACTTCGACACGCGCGAAATCGCCGTGCGCGGACTGGCCATGCTGGGCGACGGGCGGGATTTGCCCCTCCTCCAGAAGCTCGTCGCCGCCGAGCCGGCGCGCACCGCGGCCGACTGCAAGAAGACGAGCGAGGAGGGCTGCGACAACGCGGCGGCACTGGGCAAGAAGCGCGCGGACCAGCTCGCCAAATACACGAAGCTGCTGGAGGCGGGCCAGGCGTGCGCGGGCAACGTGGGCTGCTGGGCACAGCGCCTGGACAAGTCGGACCCGCTGATGCTGGAGCGCGCGGCGCTGGAGCTGGGCCGCTCCGGCGTGGCCGACCATGCGGGCACCCTCGCCGCGCGGCTGAGCGAGCGCAACACCGAGTCGCGCCTGGCGCTCATCCTCGCGGTGACGTGGCTGACGGAGGACTCCAAGGACGCGGCGAACAAGCTCCGCGAGTCCGCGCTGCCGGCCCTGCGCAAGCAGCTCCAGGACGAGCAGGGGATGACCCAGTTCGCCACCGTGAATGAGGACCTGCGCCGGCTGGTGGCGCGCATCGACCACACCTGA